The following proteins are encoded in a genomic region of Gossypium hirsutum isolate 1008001.06 chromosome D05, Gossypium_hirsutum_v2.1, whole genome shotgun sequence:
- the LOC107907049 gene encoding cytokinin dehydrogenase 7 isoform X1 — protein MIAYLGRIVHDNDAESKLDDDVSSISKSLDLQGSIEKGDVSSLASKDFGGLYSVKPLFLIKPSGAEDISRVVKLASRTSNLTVAARGNGHSINGQAMAEGGLVIDMSSTEKNHFEFLPINGSHYIDVSGGALWEDVLTRCVSRYGYAPRSWTDYLSLTVGGTLSNAGVSGQAFRYGPQTSNVTELEVVTGKGEITVCSETLNSELFFGVLGGLGQFGIITRARIKLQQAPDMVRWIRVVYSEFEEFTRDAEFLVTQKEGESFDYVEGFVFCNNDDPFNGWPSVPLDPGHEFNPTHISQTAGSVLYCLEVAFHYRNSDHPTVDTAVNGLLGRLRFVEGLKSQVDVSYTKFLLRVNRAEEQVKANGTWDGPHPWLNLFVSKSDVVNFDRTVFKTMLKDGVGGPMLIYPLLRSKWDDRTSVVLPEGEIFYIVALLRFVPNGPSVEKSVAQNREIVNWCIKVGLDFKLYLPHYQSKEDWERHFGNRWSRFVERKASFDLMAILAPGQNIFRRDPPNIIISREF, from the exons ATGATAGCTTACTTGGGGCGAATCGTACACGACAACGACGCCGAGTCCAAGCTCGACGACGATGTTTCCAGCATATCTAAATCCCTCGACCTACAAGGCAGCATCGAAAAGGGTGATGTTAGCAGTTTAGCCAGTAAAGATTTCGGTGGTCTTTATTCGGTTAAGCCCTTGTTCTTAATCAAACCCTCTGGAGCGGAAGATATAAGTCGGGTCGTTAAGCTCGCATCGAGGACCTCCAATTTGACGGTGGCGGCAAGGGGTAACGGCCACTCAATTAACGGTCAGGCGATGGCCGAGGGGGGGCTCGTGATAGACATGTCTTCGACGGAGAAAAACCATTTCGAATTCTTGCCAATCAATGGCTCTCATTATATCGATGTTTCCGGCGGGGCATTATGGGAAGACGTCTTGACACGGTGCGTCTCGAGGTACGGCTATGCTCCGAGGTCGTGGACCGATTACCTCAGCTTAACGGTGGGTGGGACTTTATCTAACGCTGGCGTTAGTGGACAAGCTTTCCGTTATGGTCCGCAAACGTCGAACGTGACGGAATTGGAAGTTGTAACTGGAAAAGGAGAAATAACGGTTTGCTCCGAAACGCTAAACTCCGAACTCTTTTTCGGAGTCCTCGGCGGGCTTGGTCAGTTCGGTATTATTACCCGAGCAAGAATTAAGCTACAACAAGCTCCAGACATG GTAAGATGGATAAGGGTAGTGTATTCTGAGTTTGAGGAGTTTACTCGGGATGCTGAGTTTCTGGTGACTCAGAAAGAAGGCGAGTCGTTTGATTACGTGGAAGGGTTCGTATTCTGTAACAATGATGACCCGTTCAATGGTTGGCCATCCGTGCCATTGGACCCGGGCCATGAGTTCAACCCGACTCATATCTCTCAAACCGCCGGCTCAGTCCTCTACTGCCTCGAAGTGGCTTTCCATTACCGCAACAGTGACCACCCAACTGTAGATAcg GCCGTAAACGGGCTTCTTGGACGGCTACGATTCGTTGAAGGGTTGAAATCCCAGGTGGACGTAAGCTACACGAAGTTCTTACTGCGTGTAAACCGAGCTGAGGAACAAGTGAAAGCCAATGGCACTTGGGATGGTCCTCACCCTTGGTTGAACCTCTTCGTGTCTAAATCGGACGTCGTTAATTTTGATCGGACGGTGTTTAAAACGATGTTGAAAGATGGAGTCGGTGGGCCCATGCTGATCTACCCTCTTCTGCGTAGCAA ATGGGATGATCGAACGTCTGTGGTGTTACCCGAAGGTGAAATCTTCTACATCGTGGCTTTGCTACGCTTCGTTCCCAATGGCCCATCTGTTGAAAAATCGGTTGCTCAAAACCGTGAGATTGTAAATTGGTGCATCAAAGTGGGTTTGGATTTCAAGTTATACCTCCCTCACTACCAATCAAAAGAGGATTGGGAACGACATTTTGGGAATCGATGGTCAAGATTTGTGGAGAGGAAGGCTAGCTTTGATCTTATGGCCATACTTGCACCGGGGCAAAATATTTTCAGGAGGGACCCACCGAATATCATAATTAGCagggaattttaa
- the LOC107907049 gene encoding cytokinin dehydrogenase 7 isoform X2, giving the protein MIAYLGRIVHDNDAESKLDDDVSSISKSLDLQGSIEKGDVSSLASKDFGGLYSVKPLFLIKPSGAEDISRVVKLASRTSNLTVAARGNGHSINGQAMAEGGLVIDMSSTEKNHFEFLPINGSHYIDVSGGALWEDVLTRCVSRYGYAPRSWTDYLSLTVGGTLSNAGVSGQAFRYGPQTSNVTELEVVTGKGEITVCSETLNSELFFGVLGGLGQFGIITRARIKLQQAPDMVRWIRVVYSEFEEFTRDAEFLVTQKEGESFDYVEGFVFCNNDDPFNGWPSVPLDPGHEFNPTHISQTAGSVLYCLEVAFHYRNSDHPTVDTAVNGLLGRLRFVEGLKSQVDVSYTKFLLRVNRAEEQVKANGTWDGPHPWLNLFVSKSDVVNFDRTVFKTMLKDGVGGPMLIYPLLRSKEKRSA; this is encoded by the exons ATGATAGCTTACTTGGGGCGAATCGTACACGACAACGACGCCGAGTCCAAGCTCGACGACGATGTTTCCAGCATATCTAAATCCCTCGACCTACAAGGCAGCATCGAAAAGGGTGATGTTAGCAGTTTAGCCAGTAAAGATTTCGGTGGTCTTTATTCGGTTAAGCCCTTGTTCTTAATCAAACCCTCTGGAGCGGAAGATATAAGTCGGGTCGTTAAGCTCGCATCGAGGACCTCCAATTTGACGGTGGCGGCAAGGGGTAACGGCCACTCAATTAACGGTCAGGCGATGGCCGAGGGGGGGCTCGTGATAGACATGTCTTCGACGGAGAAAAACCATTTCGAATTCTTGCCAATCAATGGCTCTCATTATATCGATGTTTCCGGCGGGGCATTATGGGAAGACGTCTTGACACGGTGCGTCTCGAGGTACGGCTATGCTCCGAGGTCGTGGACCGATTACCTCAGCTTAACGGTGGGTGGGACTTTATCTAACGCTGGCGTTAGTGGACAAGCTTTCCGTTATGGTCCGCAAACGTCGAACGTGACGGAATTGGAAGTTGTAACTGGAAAAGGAGAAATAACGGTTTGCTCCGAAACGCTAAACTCCGAACTCTTTTTCGGAGTCCTCGGCGGGCTTGGTCAGTTCGGTATTATTACCCGAGCAAGAATTAAGCTACAACAAGCTCCAGACATG GTAAGATGGATAAGGGTAGTGTATTCTGAGTTTGAGGAGTTTACTCGGGATGCTGAGTTTCTGGTGACTCAGAAAGAAGGCGAGTCGTTTGATTACGTGGAAGGGTTCGTATTCTGTAACAATGATGACCCGTTCAATGGTTGGCCATCCGTGCCATTGGACCCGGGCCATGAGTTCAACCCGACTCATATCTCTCAAACCGCCGGCTCAGTCCTCTACTGCCTCGAAGTGGCTTTCCATTACCGCAACAGTGACCACCCAACTGTAGATAcg GCCGTAAACGGGCTTCTTGGACGGCTACGATTCGTTGAAGGGTTGAAATCCCAGGTGGACGTAAGCTACACGAAGTTCTTACTGCGTGTAAACCGAGCTGAGGAACAAGTGAAAGCCAATGGCACTTGGGATGGTCCTCACCCTTGGTTGAACCTCTTCGTGTCTAAATCGGACGTCGTTAATTTTGATCGGACGGTGTTTAAAACGATGTTGAAAGATGGAGTCGGTGGGCCCATGCTGATCTACCCTCTTCTGCGTAGCAA AGAAAAGAGAAGTGCTTGA